The proteins below are encoded in one region of Micromonospora yangpuensis:
- a CDS encoding AAA family ATPase yields the protein MNTHEPLGQPEVQGFAALAARLAENVNSVVLGKPQVVRLALTALFAQGHVLLEDVPGVGKTTLARAVAATVRGEWRRIQFTPDLLPSDVVGVTIFNQATRGFEFHPGPVFANIVIADEINRASPKTQSALLEVMEERTVTVDGVRHPVPQPFLVVATQNPVEMDGTYRLPEAQLDRFLVKLSVGYPDEAVEVEVLRGATVRSPEALTAVTDTATVGEMVRMARRVHIAEPLYAYAVRLAAATRTHPHVRVGVSPRGVIALTRAACAYALIDGRGWIMPEDLKALVEPVFAHRLLLTPEAQVRGVSAAEVLREAVASVPVPLPSGQPAPSRS from the coding sequence GTGAACACGCACGAGCCGCTCGGTCAGCCGGAGGTGCAGGGCTTCGCCGCCCTGGCCGCCCGGCTGGCCGAGAACGTCAACTCGGTGGTGCTGGGCAAACCACAGGTGGTCCGGCTGGCGTTGACCGCCCTGTTCGCCCAGGGTCACGTGCTGCTGGAGGACGTACCCGGGGTGGGCAAGACGACCCTGGCCCGGGCGGTCGCCGCGACCGTGCGCGGCGAGTGGCGGCGCATCCAGTTCACCCCGGACCTGCTCCCCTCCGACGTGGTCGGGGTGACCATCTTCAACCAGGCCACCCGGGGTTTCGAGTTCCACCCCGGCCCGGTCTTCGCCAACATCGTCATCGCCGACGAGATCAACCGGGCGTCGCCGAAGACCCAGTCGGCGCTGCTGGAGGTGATGGAGGAACGCACCGTGACCGTCGACGGGGTGCGGCACCCGGTGCCGCAACCGTTCCTGGTGGTGGCCACCCAGAACCCGGTGGAGATGGACGGCACGTACCGGCTGCCCGAGGCGCAACTGGACCGGTTCCTGGTGAAGCTGTCGGTGGGCTACCCGGACGAGGCCGTCGAGGTGGAGGTGCTGCGGGGGGCCACCGTCCGCTCCCCCGAGGCGCTGACGGCGGTGACCGACACGGCCACCGTCGGGGAGATGGTCCGGATGGCCCGCCGGGTGCACATCGCCGAACCCCTCTACGCGTACGCGGTCCGGCTGGCCGCCGCGACCCGAACCCACCCGCACGTGCGGGTCGGGGTCAGCCCCCGGGGGGTGATCGCGTTGACCCGGGCCGCCTGCGCGTACGCCCTGATCGACGGCCGGGGCTGGATCATGCCGGAGGACCTGAAGGCGCTCGTCGAACCGGTCTTCGCCCACCGGCTGCTGCTCACCCCCGAGGCGCAGGTGCGGGGCGTCAGCGCCGCAGAGGTGCTGCGGGAGGCGGTCGCCTCGGTGCCGGTGCCGCTGCCGTCGGGGCAGCCGGCCCCGTCGCGGAGCTGA
- a CDS encoding DUF58 domain-containing protein, which produces MGITARGAGLLVAAVALLGVGFRFAYPELTVLGAAAGAALGHALLTAAWRPRLVVRRHADPDRVARGEPARMAVTVANTGRLRAANLVAEDRCGDRVVPVPLLRLRPGRDTRVGYDVPTGRRGVVPVGPLRVTRRDPLGLVSLTRPYGDTVPVWVYPRVHPLTAAPTGAGRSLDGRVDAVPQGSITFDSLREYVIGDELRRVHWRTSARVGELMVRENVDTSLPRIVVVLDNRAPAHPDLVDGVAESFEAACEAAASVVTAAVRADLPVVLLLVAPDATVLPTPADDRGPTGGGPLDLLAAADLDRGDGAAGLRTATARLRQERLGDTLVFLTGPGGRADLGLVGALRGGYRSVVVGVLGVGQPTAASATGPLLIEAADAARFAAEWDRIRRW; this is translated from the coding sequence GTGGGGATCACCGCCCGGGGTGCCGGGTTGCTCGTCGCTGCCGTCGCGCTGCTGGGCGTCGGCTTCCGGTTCGCGTACCCGGAGTTGACGGTGCTCGGCGCGGCGGCCGGCGCGGCCCTCGGGCACGCCCTGCTCACTGCGGCCTGGCGGCCCCGGCTGGTGGTACGCCGGCACGCCGACCCGGACCGGGTGGCCCGGGGCGAACCGGCCCGCATGGCGGTGACCGTGGCCAACACCGGGCGGCTGCGGGCGGCGAACCTGGTGGCCGAGGACCGGTGCGGTGACCGGGTGGTGCCGGTGCCGCTGCTGCGGTTGCGCCCCGGCCGGGACACCCGGGTGGGCTACGACGTGCCGACCGGCCGGCGGGGGGTGGTGCCGGTGGGGCCGCTGCGGGTGACCCGACGCGACCCGCTCGGGCTGGTCTCGCTTACCCGCCCGTACGGCGACACCGTGCCGGTCTGGGTGTACCCGCGGGTGCATCCGCTGACCGCCGCGCCCACCGGTGCCGGGCGCAGCCTGGACGGCCGGGTCGACGCGGTACCGCAGGGTTCGATCACCTTCGACTCACTGCGGGAGTACGTGATCGGCGACGAGTTGCGGCGGGTGCACTGGCGCACCAGCGCCCGGGTCGGTGAGCTGATGGTCCGGGAGAACGTCGACACCAGCCTGCCCCGCATCGTGGTGGTGCTGGACAACCGGGCACCGGCCCATCCCGACCTGGTCGACGGGGTGGCCGAGTCGTTCGAGGCCGCCTGTGAGGCCGCCGCCTCGGTGGTCACCGCGGCGGTGCGGGCCGACCTGCCGGTGGTCCTGCTGCTGGTGGCCCCGGACGCGACCGTACTGCCGACGCCGGCCGACGATCGCGGACCCACCGGCGGCGGACCGCTGGACCTGCTGGCCGCCGCCGACCTCGACCGGGGCGACGGCGCGGCGGGGCTGCGGACCGCCACCGCCCGGCTGCGCCAGGAACGTCTCGGCGACACCCTGGTCTTCCTCACCGGCCCCGGCGGCCGGGCCGACCTGGGGTTGGTCGGGGCGTTGCGCGGCGGCTACCGGTCGGTGGTGGTGGGGGTGCTCGGTGTCGGGCAGCCGACGGCGGCCTCGGCGACCGGCCCGCTGCTGATCGAGGCCGCCGACGCCGCCCGGTTCGCCGCCGAGTGGGACCGGATCCGCCGATGGTGA
- a CDS encoding transglutaminase domain-containing protein, protein MVTGTALARGLRATVLPLVLVAMVGLAGVVLGRVYAGPLLTRLILGAGIGAVLVSLAARRLRSWLVAPLSVLALAVFTAWSLRLAAGHAEVPGGLAEVSLDAARNGIPRLLTAMIPVEPAPDTVLVPLVAAWLAGLTGAEVALRAGRVLLGYLPPALLFAGAVYVVGPNADAAVWPTVAFTAVAAVGLAVPGGRATPTTGVAATGSDDGIRAAVRARLAVTSAAGVAAVVAATALLGPAVAALVDRRPVDPRRYVEPPRVESLDENPLIRISGWALNPQQRLLEVRTTTPTTREVRVRLAVLSDYDGVTWRVGATYRNAGRILPVTDPAVHSIVEPVRQEITVVDLTGRLLPAVATPREVTGARVAYDPATGTLIRPEGLSAGLRYTVESARERPDANLLGPAQVPAGDEVARVLRVADGAPEPLTRLAGQLAEENSAPYARAAAIERFLAEHYRVVADAPSGHAYPNLAFFLFGPRDGGGQRGTSEQFAAAFAVLGRLTGLPTRVVVGFRSTGDGPVRAADAIAWPEVLFDGLGWVPFDPMPRPDDEPRPVEPDVRPQPEETPPPDVPEPSLAPTPTPPPVAAPGADDTTGGVPVPVLVAGGVGALSAVLAGLLLVLLVLRRAQRRTRLGHGDPAQRITGAFREVTDALRLAGQPAGGDLAATEVAAHARRVAARVPVAAGTSPPSVDELAELLNRTAFAPGTATEAQADRAATVAGGYVDALRAARPWWRRLLWSVHPGPLRWHR, encoded by the coding sequence ATGGTGACCGGCACCGCGCTGGCCCGTGGCCTGCGGGCGACGGTGTTGCCGCTGGTCCTGGTCGCCATGGTCGGCCTCGCCGGGGTGGTGCTCGGCCGGGTCTACGCCGGGCCGCTGCTGACCCGGCTGATCCTCGGCGCGGGCATCGGGGCGGTGCTGGTCAGCCTCGCCGCCCGCCGGCTGCGGTCCTGGCTGGTCGCCCCGCTGTCGGTGCTGGCCCTGGCCGTCTTCACCGCCTGGTCGTTGCGCCTGGCCGCCGGGCACGCCGAGGTGCCCGGTGGGCTGGCCGAGGTGAGCCTCGACGCGGCCCGCAACGGCATCCCCCGGCTGTTGACCGCGATGATCCCGGTGGAACCGGCCCCGGACACCGTGCTGGTGCCCCTGGTCGCCGCCTGGCTGGCCGGGTTGACCGGCGCGGAGGTGGCGCTACGTGCCGGCCGGGTGCTGCTCGGCTACCTGCCGCCGGCGCTGCTCTTCGCCGGGGCGGTGTACGTGGTGGGCCCCAACGCCGACGCGGCGGTCTGGCCGACCGTGGCGTTCACCGCCGTCGCCGCCGTCGGCCTGGCCGTACCCGGTGGCCGGGCCACGCCGACCACCGGGGTGGCCGCCACCGGATCGGACGACGGGATCCGCGCGGCGGTGCGGGCCCGGCTCGCGGTCACCTCGGCCGCCGGGGTGGCGGCGGTGGTCGCGGCCACCGCGCTGCTCGGCCCGGCGGTCGCCGCCCTGGTCGACCGGCGGCCGGTGGACCCCCGCCGGTACGTGGAACCGCCCCGGGTGGAGTCGCTCGACGAGAACCCGCTGATCCGGATCTCCGGATGGGCGTTGAACCCGCAGCAGCGGCTGCTGGAGGTCCGCACGACTACTCCGACGACCCGGGAGGTCCGGGTCCGGTTGGCCGTGCTCAGCGACTACGACGGGGTGACCTGGCGGGTCGGCGCGACCTACCGCAACGCCGGGCGGATCCTGCCGGTCACCGACCCGGCCGTGCACAGCATCGTCGAACCGGTCCGGCAGGAGATCACCGTGGTGGACCTCACCGGCCGGTTGCTGCCGGCCGTGGCCACCCCGCGAGAGGTCACCGGGGCGCGGGTGGCCTACGACCCGGCGACCGGCACGCTGATCCGACCGGAGGGCCTCAGCGCCGGGCTGCGGTACACGGTGGAATCGGCCCGGGAACGTCCGGACGCGAACCTGCTCGGCCCGGCGCAGGTGCCCGCGGGCGACGAGGTGGCCCGGGTGCTGCGGGTCGCCGACGGGGCACCGGAGCCGTTGACCCGGCTGGCCGGCCAGTTGGCCGAGGAGAACAGCGCACCGTACGCCCGCGCGGCGGCCATCGAACGGTTCCTGGCCGAGCACTACCGGGTGGTGGCGGACGCCCCGAGCGGGCACGCGTACCCGAATCTGGCCTTCTTCCTGTTCGGGCCCCGCGACGGCGGCGGGCAGCGCGGTACCTCCGAGCAGTTCGCCGCCGCGTTCGCGGTGCTGGGCCGGCTGACCGGGCTGCCGACCCGGGTGGTGGTGGGTTTCCGGTCCACCGGCGACGGTCCGGTCCGGGCCGCCGACGCGATCGCCTGGCCGGAGGTGCTCTTCGACGGCCTCGGCTGGGTGCCGTTCGACCCGATGCCCCGCCCCGACGACGAGCCGCGTCCGGTGGAGCCCGACGTCCGCCCGCAGCCGGAGGAGACCCCGCCGCCGGACGTGCCGGAGCCGTCCCTGGCGCCGACCCCGACCCCACCGCCGGTGGCCGCACCGGGAGCCGACGACACCACCGGTGGCGTACCGGTGCCGGTGCTGGTCGCCGGCGGCGTGGGTGCCCTGTCGGCGGTGCTGGCGGGCCTGCTGCTGGTGCTGCTCGTGCTGCGGCGGGCCCAGCGGCGGACCCGGCTGGGCCATGGCGACCCGGCGCAGCGGATCACCGGGGCGTTCCGGGAGGTCACCGACGCGCTGCGGTTGGCCGGCCAGCCGGCCGGCGGCGACCTGGCCGCCACCGAGGTCGCCGCGCACGCCCGCCGGGTCGCCGCGCGGGTCCCGGTCGCAGCCGGCACGTCACCGCCGTCCGTGGACGAGCTGGCCGAACTGCTCAACCGGACGGCCTTCGCCCCCGGCACCGCGACCGAGGCGCAGGCCGACCGGGCGGCGACGGTGGCCGGCGGGTACGTCGACGCGCTGCGCGCGGCCCGCCCGTGGTGGCGGCGCCTGCTCTGGTCGGTGCACCCCGGCCCGCTGCGCTGGCATCGGTAG
- a CDS encoding low temperature requirement protein A, with the protein MTTGSGGPVAAAGATTRATFLELFFDLVFVFALTRISARAFSDLALETGGNVGWAPVTGGGKTLLLLLALWSVWQGTAWTTSRYDPYHSWLQTMVIVALVCSMVMGVAIPHAFSATGLAFAVAYVAAQLSRPLILLLAVRVRRYRGLKLRMLIGYGCCAVPWIVGALLPVPWRVILWAAALAAEYLWSRLGWPVPGLGRSTTNRWQVVGEHLAERYQQFFLIALGETVLVTGLAYSGGNYDLPRTAAFAAALVTSVLLWRIYFQRAGQILAEAVSKAAHPATIGRSAADTHLLMVIGVVATAIGYELSIEHPLERAETAWVVLIVGGPVLFLLARARFEYEVFGRVSPARWVAALALVALLPLLLRARPLLSSAVTAAVLLAVALADARRARGAPPERAAPPF; encoded by the coding sequence GTGACGACCGGATCGGGCGGTCCCGTCGCGGCGGCCGGTGCGACGACCCGGGCGACCTTCCTGGAGCTCTTCTTCGATCTGGTCTTCGTCTTCGCGCTCACCCGGATCTCCGCCCGCGCCTTCTCCGACCTGGCCCTGGAGACCGGCGGCAACGTGGGCTGGGCCCCGGTCACCGGTGGCGGGAAGACGCTGCTGCTCCTGCTCGCCCTCTGGTCGGTCTGGCAGGGCACCGCCTGGACCACCAGCCGCTACGACCCGTACCACAGCTGGCTGCAGACCATGGTGATCGTCGCGTTGGTCTGCAGCATGGTGATGGGGGTGGCCATCCCGCACGCCTTCAGCGCCACCGGGTTGGCTTTCGCCGTCGCCTACGTGGCCGCCCAGCTGTCCCGGCCGTTGATCCTGCTGCTGGCGGTGCGGGTACGCCGGTACCGGGGCCTGAAGCTGCGGATGCTGATCGGCTACGGGTGCTGCGCGGTGCCGTGGATCGTCGGCGCGCTGCTGCCGGTGCCGTGGCGGGTGATCCTCTGGGCGGCGGCCCTGGCGGCCGAGTACCTGTGGTCCCGGCTGGGCTGGCCGGTGCCGGGCCTGGGCCGGTCGACGACCAACCGGTGGCAGGTCGTCGGGGAGCATCTGGCCGAGCGGTACCAACAGTTCTTCCTCATCGCCCTCGGCGAGACGGTGCTGGTCACCGGCCTGGCCTACAGCGGCGGCAATTACGACCTGCCGCGGACCGCCGCCTTCGCGGCGGCGCTGGTGACCTCGGTGCTGCTGTGGCGGATCTACTTCCAGCGGGCCGGTCAGATCCTGGCCGAGGCGGTGTCGAAGGCCGCCCACCCGGCCACCATCGGCCGGTCGGCGGCCGACACCCACCTGCTGATGGTGATCGGGGTGGTGGCCACCGCGATCGGCTACGAGTTGAGCATCGAGCATCCGTTGGAACGCGCCGAGACGGCCTGGGTGGTGCTGATCGTCGGCGGGCCGGTGCTGTTCCTGCTCGCCCGGGCCCGCTTCGAGTACGAGGTCTTCGGCCGGGTGTCGCCGGCCCGGTGGGTCGCCGCCCTGGCCCTGGTGGCGCTACTGCCCCTGCTGCTGCGTGCCCGGCCGCTGCTGTCCAGCGCGGTGACCGCCGCCGTACTGCTCGCGGTGGCCCTCGCCGACGCCCGCCGAGCCCGGGGCGCGCCACCGGAGCGGGCGGCCCCACCGTTCTGA
- a CDS encoding phosphatase PAP2 family protein, which translates to MRVRETARGWTAVWLVVLALAQAVAFVVVWRLAVHTQLGQWIDTVALTGNRIGQDRIEGPVDRILNAMSVVSLLAATAVIGFIALIRGRVALAITATLLIAGANVTTQLLKYGLPRPDFGVDPERAFVGNSLPSGHTTVAASVAMALMLVLPPKVRVLGAFLAAGYAATAGVATLSAGWHRPSDAVAAYLVVGVWAALAGLLLLITQREQAQISAEDAHRVATAVLGVIGLVAIGVSALALAWLVDLPRVAVGELTRRPLFVGYAGSAAGIVGTMAVVTALVLVVVHRLVPRHKG; encoded by the coding sequence GTGCGGGTGCGAGAGACGGCTAGGGGTTGGACCGCGGTCTGGTTGGTCGTGTTGGCCCTAGCGCAGGCGGTGGCCTTCGTCGTGGTCTGGCGGCTGGCCGTGCACACCCAGCTCGGTCAGTGGATAGACACGGTGGCGTTGACCGGCAACCGGATCGGCCAGGACCGCATCGAGGGGCCGGTGGACCGGATCCTCAACGCCATGTCGGTGGTGTCCCTGCTGGCGGCCACCGCGGTCATCGGGTTCATCGCGTTGATCCGTGGCCGGGTCGCGTTGGCCATCACCGCCACCCTGCTCATCGCCGGTGCCAACGTCACCACGCAACTGCTCAAGTACGGACTGCCCCGCCCGGACTTCGGCGTCGACCCGGAACGTGCCTTCGTCGGCAACAGCCTGCCCAGTGGTCACACCACCGTGGCGGCGTCGGTGGCGATGGCGCTGATGCTGGTCCTGCCGCCCAAGGTCCGGGTCCTCGGGGCGTTCCTCGCCGCCGGGTACGCGGCGACCGCCGGGGTGGCCACCCTCTCCGCCGGTTGGCACCGTCCCAGCGACGCCGTGGCGGCCTACCTGGTCGTGGGGGTCTGGGCGGCGCTGGCCGGTCTGCTGCTGCTGATCACCCAACGGGAACAGGCCCAGATCAGCGCCGAGGACGCGCACCGGGTCGCCACGGCGGTGCTCGGCGTGATCGGTCTGGTGGCGATCGGCGTGTCGGCGCTCGCCCTGGCCTGGCTGGTGGACCTGCCCCGGGTCGCCGTCGGCGAGTTGACCCGCCGGCCGCTGTTCGTCGGCTACGCCGGCAGCGCCGCCGGGATCGTCGGCACGATGGCCGTGGTGACGGCGCTGGTGCTGGTCGTCGTGCACCGGCTGGTTCCCCGACACAAGGGCTGA
- a CDS encoding DUF3159 domain-containing protein, protein MTGTPQRDRPESLADLLGGRRGALDATLPAVAFALGWVLSGRSLGGAVAAAVLTGTAVAGWRLRRGDRPRSVLIGLLAVCVAALIAVRTGRATDFFLVQLLSNAASALVWVVSIVVRWPLLGVIVGVLLGQRGSWRRDPALLRAYGRGSAVWAATYLLRLLVLVPLWLSGQVLALVVARVALTWPVVAAALAVSWLVIRRSLPAGHPGLRHPVTPDGTGLDADDGRGSAASGGHSTASGGHRERPPRGERPLR, encoded by the coding sequence GTGACCGGTACACCGCAGCGGGATCGACCCGAATCCCTGGCGGATCTGCTCGGCGGCCGCCGGGGCGCGCTCGACGCGACCCTGCCCGCGGTGGCGTTCGCGCTCGGCTGGGTGCTCAGTGGCCGGTCACTCGGTGGTGCGGTGGCCGCCGCCGTGCTGACCGGCACGGCGGTGGCCGGGTGGCGGCTGCGCCGCGGCGACCGGCCCCGCTCGGTGCTGATCGGCCTGCTCGCCGTCTGCGTGGCCGCGCTGATCGCGGTACGCACCGGCCGGGCCACCGACTTCTTCCTCGTCCAACTGCTGTCCAACGCCGCCAGCGCGCTGGTCTGGGTGGTCAGCATCGTGGTGCGCTGGCCGCTGCTCGGGGTGATCGTCGGCGTGCTGTTGGGCCAGCGGGGCAGCTGGCGTCGGGATCCGGCGCTGCTGCGCGCGTACGGCCGGGGCAGTGCGGTGTGGGCGGCGACCTACCTGCTGCGGTTGCTGGTCCTCGTGCCGTTGTGGCTCAGCGGCCAGGTGCTCGCCCTGGTCGTGGCCCGGGTCGCGTTGACCTGGCCGGTGGTGGCCGCGGCGTTGGCGGTGAGCTGGCTGGTGATCCGCCGATCGCTGCCGGCCGGACATCCGGGGCTGCGCCACCCGGTGACGCCGGACGGGACCGGGCTGGACGCCGACGACGGCCGGGGCTCGGCGGCCTCCGGCGGACACTCGACGGCCTCCGGCGGACATAGGGAGAGGCCGCCACGGGGGGAGCGGCCTCTCCGGTGA
- a CDS encoding glycoside hydrolase family 48 protein: MRLKARRRPLAMLAAAALVVGGVTLPAGAAQAAPACDVVYATSDWSNGFTANVTIKNLGDPINGWTLKFAFPGGQRVVQGWSARFSQSGNEVTATNESYNGNLATGASTSIGFNGSHTGSNPKPTSFSVNGVTCGGAAQKPPTVNLTVPAGPFVAPADVPLTATAADEDGTISKVEFYRNGLLVNTDTTAPYAYTLEDLPAGAYTVQAKAYDNANLSAVSEKAFTVSPASGPRLVATPSSVSVNEGGTASVNLKLSGAPAGNVPVTLTRTGDSDITVSPTSVTLTTANWSTGANVTVAAAEDADTVGGTATITASATGYAPLAITATEIDNDVPGGGDNVYTERFLEQYGKIKNSGYFSPEGVPYHSIETLIVEAPDHGHETTSEAFSFWLWLEAHYGRVTQNWAPFNNAWTVMEKYIIPSHADQATAGSAGDAQYAAEHPLPNRYPSALEANVPVGKDPLRSELQSTYGTGDIYGMHWLLDVDNVYGFGRCGDGTTRPAYINTFQRGAQESVWETIPQPSCDTFAHGGRNGYLDLFVKEANAPAKQWKYTNAPDADARAVQAAYWALTWAKAQNKQADVAATVAKAAKMGDYLRYAMFDKYFKKIGNCVGATACPAANGKDSAHYLMSWYYAWGGAYEANQNWSWRIGSSHSHFGYQNPFAAWALTNTPELAPKSPTAAADWTKSFERQLEFYTWLQSAEGGIAGGATNSWGGNYGQPPAGTATFYGMFYDVDPVYEDPPSNQWFGMQVWSMQRIAELYLQTGNAKAKALLDKWAPWAIANTTLGTNWSIPSDMKWTGQPNNWNPTNPQPNTNLHVEVTVKGQDVGVAAAYARTLIAYAAKSGNTAAKTTAKGLLDALHAASDAKGVSRPEKRGDYQRFDDTYNASTGQGLYVPPGWTGTMPNGDPITAGKSFLDIRSFYKSDPDWPKVQAYLDGGPEPTFNYHRFWAQADVAMAYADYGNLFPNG, from the coding sequence CCCGATCAACGGGTGGACCCTGAAGTTCGCCTTCCCCGGCGGCCAGCGGGTCGTCCAGGGCTGGTCGGCCAGGTTCAGCCAGTCCGGCAACGAGGTGACCGCGACCAACGAGTCCTACAACGGCAACCTGGCCACCGGCGCCTCGACCAGCATCGGCTTCAACGGCTCCCACACCGGCAGCAACCCGAAGCCGACCTCCTTCTCGGTCAACGGGGTCACCTGCGGCGGCGCCGCGCAGAAGCCGCCGACGGTCAACCTCACCGTGCCGGCCGGGCCGTTCGTGGCCCCGGCGGACGTGCCGCTGACGGCCACCGCCGCCGACGAGGACGGCACGATCAGCAAGGTCGAGTTCTACCGCAACGGCCTGCTGGTCAACACCGACACCACCGCGCCGTACGCCTACACCCTGGAGGACCTGCCGGCCGGGGCGTACACCGTCCAGGCCAAGGCCTACGACAACGCCAACCTGAGCGCGGTGTCGGAGAAGGCGTTCACCGTCAGCCCCGCCTCCGGGCCGCGGCTGGTGGCCACCCCCTCCTCGGTGAGCGTCAACGAGGGCGGCACCGCCTCGGTCAACCTCAAGCTCAGTGGCGCGCCGGCGGGCAACGTGCCGGTCACCCTGACCCGTACCGGTGACAGCGACATCACCGTCTCCCCGACGTCGGTGACGCTGACCACGGCGAACTGGAGCACCGGGGCCAACGTCACGGTCGCCGCCGCCGAGGACGCCGACACCGTGGGTGGCACCGCCACGATCACCGCCTCGGCCACCGGGTACGCCCCGCTGGCCATCACCGCCACCGAGATCGACAACGACGTACCCGGTGGCGGGGACAACGTCTACACCGAGCGGTTCCTGGAGCAGTACGGCAAGATCAAGAACTCGGGGTACTTCAGCCCCGAGGGCGTGCCGTACCACTCGATCGAGACGCTCATCGTGGAGGCCCCCGACCACGGCCACGAGACCACCTCCGAGGCGTTCAGCTTCTGGCTGTGGCTGGAGGCCCACTACGGCCGGGTCACCCAGAACTGGGCGCCGTTCAACAACGCCTGGACGGTGATGGAGAAGTACATCATCCCGTCGCACGCCGACCAGGCCACCGCCGGCTCGGCCGGGGACGCCCAGTACGCCGCCGAGCACCCGCTGCCCAACCGGTACCCGTCGGCCCTGGAGGCCAACGTCCCGGTCGGCAAGGACCCGCTGCGCAGCGAGCTGCAGTCCACCTACGGCACCGGTGACATCTACGGCATGCACTGGCTGCTGGACGTGGACAACGTCTACGGCTTCGGCCGGTGCGGCGACGGCACCACCCGCCCGGCGTACATCAACACCTTCCAGCGCGGCGCCCAGGAGTCGGTGTGGGAGACCATCCCGCAGCCCTCCTGCGACACCTTCGCCCACGGCGGGCGCAACGGCTACCTGGACCTGTTCGTCAAGGAGGCCAACGCCCCGGCCAAGCAGTGGAAGTACACCAACGCCCCGGACGCCGACGCCCGCGCCGTGCAGGCCGCGTACTGGGCGCTGACCTGGGCCAAGGCGCAGAACAAGCAGGCCGACGTGGCCGCCACCGTGGCCAAGGCCGCCAAGATGGGCGACTACCTGCGGTACGCCATGTTCGACAAGTACTTCAAGAAGATCGGCAACTGTGTCGGGGCCACCGCCTGCCCGGCCGCCAACGGCAAGGACTCCGCGCACTACCTGATGTCCTGGTACTACGCCTGGGGTGGCGCGTACGAGGCCAACCAGAACTGGTCGTGGCGGATCGGCTCCAGTCACAGCCACTTCGGCTACCAGAACCCGTTCGCGGCCTGGGCGCTCACCAACACCCCGGAGCTGGCCCCGAAGTCGCCGACCGCGGCGGCGGACTGGACCAAGAGCTTCGAGCGGCAGCTGGAGTTCTACACCTGGCTGCAGTCGGCCGAGGGCGGCATCGCCGGTGGCGCGACCAACAGCTGGGGCGGCAACTACGGCCAGCCCCCGGCCGGCACCGCCACCTTCTACGGCATGTTCTACGACGTCGACCCGGTGTACGAGGACCCGCCGTCGAACCAGTGGTTCGGCATGCAGGTCTGGTCGATGCAGCGGATCGCGGAGCTGTACCTGCAGACCGGCAACGCCAAGGCCAAGGCGCTGCTGGACAAGTGGGCGCCGTGGGCCATCGCCAACACCACGCTGGGCACCAACTGGTCCATCCCGTCGGACATGAAGTGGACCGGCCAGCCCAACAACTGGAACCCGACCAACCCGCAGCCGAACACCAACCTGCACGTCGAGGTCACGGTGAAGGGCCAGGACGTCGGCGTCGCCGCGGCCTACGCCCGGACCCTGATCGCGTACGCGGCCAAGTCGGGCAACACGGCGGCCAAGACCACCGCCAAGGGGCTGCTGGACGCGCTGCACGCGGCCAGCGACGCCAAGGGCGTGTCGAGGCCGGAGAAGCGTGGCGACTACCAGCGCTTCGACGACACCTACAACGCCTCGACCGGTCAGGGCCTCTACGTCCCGCCGGGCTGGACGGGCACCATGCCCAACGGTGACCCGATCACCGCCGGCAAGAGCTTCCTCGACATCCGGTCCTTCTACAAGTCCGACCCGGACTGGCCGAAGGTGCAGGCGTACCTCGACGGTGGGCCGGAACCGACGTTCAACTACCACCGGTTCTGGGCCCAGGCCGACGTGGCCATGGCCTACGCCGACTACGGAAACCTGTTCCCGAACGGGTGA